Proteins from one uncultured Anaeromusa sp. genomic window:
- a CDS encoding helix-turn-helix domain-containing protein, with amino-acid sequence MPQKEKVSTTLKVEACKKYLAESISIADIAKALEVDGKIVRRWIFQYQSEGKSGLEPQKHNRVYPPKLKLAAVTDYLQGNDSLLDICKKYQIHSDCQLSRWLKQYNGHEEFKLRSGGSRIMSKARKTTQTNRVEIVEYCLAHDMNYGETALKYQVSYQQVYQWTKKYLEMGKVGLEDRRGHRVGTLPGRTPQEELEAEVAQLKHKNWRLQMEVDVLKKLQELERRDVLALRGKNENTKR; translated from the coding sequence ATGCCACAAAAAGAAAAGGTATCGACCACTTTGAAGGTAGAGGCTTGCAAGAAGTATTTGGCAGAAAGCATAAGCATAGCTGACATAGCAAAAGCCCTAGAAGTTGACGGGAAAATAGTAAGAAGATGGATTTTTCAGTACCAGTCAGAAGGTAAATCCGGCTTAGAACCACAGAAACACAATCGAGTATATCCGCCTAAACTGAAGCTGGCAGCTGTGACTGATTATCTGCAAGGCAACGATTCTCTATTAGATATTTGCAAGAAATATCAGATTCACTCAGATTGCCAATTGAGTCGCTGGCTAAAGCAGTATAATGGACACGAGGAGTTCAAGCTCCGGTCAGGAGGAAGTCGAATCATGTCGAAAGCTAGAAAAACGACGCAGACTAATCGTGTAGAAATCGTTGAATACTGTCTTGCTCATGATATGAATTATGGCGAAACAGCCCTAAAATACCAGGTATCATACCAACAGGTATACCAATGGACAAAAAAATATCTAGAAATGGGAAAAGTGGGTCTGGAAGATCGGCGTGGGCATCGGGTTGGAACCTTGCCTGGCCGTACCCCGCAAGAAGAACTAGAGGCTGAAGTTGCCCAGTTGAAACACAAGAACTGGAGGCTGCAGATGGAGGTTGATGTGCTAAAAAAACTGCAGGAACTGGAAAGAAGGGATGTCTTGGCTTTACGCGGCAAGAACGAGAATACGAAGCGGTAA
- the pyrR gene encoding bifunctional pyr operon transcriptional regulator/uracil phosphoribosyltransferase PyrR: protein MRKIQDKAVIMDGQGVQRALTRIAHEIIEKNKGVKDVVLLGIRTRGVPLAEYLAGAIEKIEGYRPPIGLLDITLYRDDLSTLAYQPVVHGTEIPFDLNGKIVVLVDDVLYTGRTIRAALDAVIDMGRPQSIRLAVLVDRGHRELPIRADYVGKNVPTSSREVVSVQLEACDGIEQVIIREFVD from the coding sequence ATGAGAAAGATTCAAGACAAAGCGGTTATTATGGATGGCCAAGGGGTGCAGCGAGCCCTGACTCGTATTGCCCATGAAATTATTGAAAAAAACAAAGGCGTGAAAGACGTTGTCTTGCTCGGTATTCGTACGCGAGGCGTGCCGCTGGCGGAATATTTGGCAGGGGCTATTGAAAAAATCGAAGGCTATCGTCCGCCTATCGGCCTTTTGGACATTACTTTGTATCGAGATGATTTGTCGACCTTGGCTTATCAGCCTGTAGTGCATGGTACGGAAATCCCCTTTGACTTGAATGGCAAAATTGTCGTGCTGGTGGATGATGTGCTGTATACGGGGCGTACCATCCGGGCCGCCTTGGACGCGGTGATCGATATGGGGCGTCCTCAATCCATTCGTTTGGCTGTATTAGTGGATCGCGGCCATCGGGAATTGCCGATTCGCGCCGACTATGTCGGTAAAAATGTGCCTACTTCCTCGCGGGAAGTGGTTAGCGTGCAACTGGAAGCCTGCGACGGTATTGAGCAGGTTATCATTCGGGAGTTTGTGGATTAG
- the proC gene encoding pyrroline-5-carboxylate reductase, which translates to MDEQLKQVLQGKIIGFLGGGAIAEALLRGLLDKEMTTQENLLVFDTSEERLQVLEQTYGVRGSESASALTGAADILFLTVKPQVLKQIISTLALATKPTTLILSVAAGIPLDFLESHFRKHRVVRVMPNTPVAVGEGMTAFALGSRADQEADQAARAVFSAVGRVEKVDENLLDAITGLSGSGPSYAFLMIDALADAGVRVGLSRKNAILMAAQTLLGAAKMVVQTGQHPAILRDMVASPGGTSIAGLHALESHNVRAALIDAVVAATERSKEMGKGNS; encoded by the coding sequence ATGGATGAACAATTGAAACAAGTTTTACAGGGTAAGATCATAGGCTTTTTGGGGGGCGGAGCTATCGCTGAGGCTCTGCTGCGCGGCCTGTTGGACAAGGAAATGACGACGCAAGAAAATCTGTTGGTATTTGACACCTCGGAAGAGCGCTTGCAGGTTTTGGAACAAACCTATGGCGTGCGGGGCAGTGAAAGCGCCTCGGCTTTGACCGGCGCAGCAGATATTTTGTTTTTAACCGTTAAACCGCAGGTCTTGAAACAAATCATCTCTACCTTGGCTTTGGCGACTAAACCGACAACGTTGATCTTATCCGTGGCGGCCGGGATTCCGTTAGATTTCTTAGAAAGCCATTTTCGCAAGCATCGCGTTGTTCGTGTCATGCCTAACACTCCTGTAGCGGTAGGGGAAGGCATGACTGCTTTTGCCTTAGGCAGCCGTGCAGACCAAGAGGCGGACCAGGCGGCTAGAGCCGTATTTTCCGCCGTAGGGCGCGTGGAAAAAGTGGATGAAAACTTGTTGGATGCCATTACGGGCTTGTCTGGCAGCGGCCCTTCGTATGCATTTCTTATGATTGACGCCTTAGCGGATGCTGGCGTACGCGTTGGCCTTTCTCGGAAAAACGCCATTCTCATGGCGGCGCAGACTTTATTGGGTGCAGCGAAGATGGTAGTGCAAACCGGACAGCATCCGGCTATTTTGCGTGACATGGTTGCTTCGCCTGGGGGAACTTCCATTGCCGGTTTGCATGCGCTGGAAAGTCACAATGTACGCGCCGCTTTAATCGATGCTGTAGTGGCGGCAACGGAGCGTTCCAAGGAAATGGGGAAAGGCAATTCGTGA
- the lspA gene encoding signal peptidase II yields MFVWGVALAIADQLLKKLFSGTMQLGESIPVLPGIFHLTYIQNPGAAFGLFENQTLFFIAIAAFLLAFLAFAYKELAAQGIWVRYGMSLLAGGAVGNLLDRVRLGAVIDYLDFRIWPIFNLADIGICLGATLIVWGLLREEGRETSE; encoded by the coding sequence GTGTTTGTTTGGGGCGTAGCGCTGGCTATTGCCGATCAATTGCTGAAAAAGTTATTTTCCGGGACTATGCAGTTAGGGGAATCCATTCCCGTGCTGCCTGGTATTTTTCATTTAACGTATATTCAAAATCCAGGGGCTGCTTTTGGTCTTTTTGAAAATCAGACTTTGTTCTTTATTGCTATCGCCGCTTTTTTGCTGGCTTTTCTGGCCTTTGCCTATAAAGAGCTGGCGGCGCAGGGAATATGGGTTCGGTACGGCATGAGTTTGCTGGCTGGCGGTGCGGTAGGAAACCTGCTGGATCGAGTTCGTTTGGGGGCTGTTATTGACTATTTGGATTTTCGTATCTGGCCCATTTTTAATTTAGCGGATATTGGTATTTGCCTGGGGGCGACTCTAATTGTTTGGGGCTTGCTACGGGAGGAAGGACGGGAAACGTCAGAATGA
- a CDS encoding NFACT family protein, which produces MASIDGLTWCAVAAELAAKLIGSRVDKVFQPHSHTIVLSLRQPGHSYFLSLCGLPNSAAILLLEERPETPSQAPAFCMLLRKHLEGARLLNISQPGFDRLLIFNFAAREEGGQLSEKELVLEVAGRHSNLIFLRNGLIADAVRRVGPEDSRLRQILPNIPYETPPLEGKLNLATLKQELFEQRFNLQADQGATTTASLMATLAGVGPYTAEACLAAAAELSTEKPLTQRLWQVLANWQEQLQNPQFWHAHAVLRPNGKVQALLPFIPSALPDGFTALACSSLLGALAWLHRRESQQQLPQQQELQRFVQTELTKLSRKKHILEEECQEASLADHWRLYGDLLMAQLHLVAKGASEATLPNLFEPDAPTIQIPLDPSRTPAENAQHCYRQYNKSKRRQIVLVEQIQQTTNTLSYLDSVQTMLQTAATTAEIQEIRQELTSTGFLAAPKKKQAALPLSQPLQVQGPEQSLIWVGRNNRQNDELTFRRGKPGDLWFHAKDMPGSHVLLQMPPGLTASKEAIELAASLAAHFSKGAASSLVAVDYTDRKQVKKPSGSKPGFVIYFQQTTLYVSPDPEHLKPYLENKKAKTK; this is translated from the coding sequence ATGGCTAGTATCGACGGCCTTACCTGGTGCGCCGTTGCCGCGGAACTTGCCGCTAAGTTAATTGGCAGCCGCGTAGACAAGGTGTTCCAACCCCATTCCCATACTATCGTTTTGTCCCTGCGCCAGCCGGGACATTCTTATTTTCTTTCTCTTTGCGGCCTGCCTAATTCGGCAGCCATCCTGCTTCTTGAAGAACGCCCGGAAACCCCCTCCCAAGCGCCTGCGTTCTGCATGTTGCTGCGTAAGCATTTAGAGGGCGCTCGTTTGCTGAACATCAGCCAACCAGGCTTCGATAGATTGCTGATTTTTAATTTCGCCGCCCGGGAAGAAGGCGGGCAACTTAGTGAAAAAGAGCTTGTCCTAGAAGTTGCAGGGCGTCACAGCAATTTAATCTTTCTTCGCAATGGCCTTATTGCGGATGCCGTACGGCGCGTCGGCCCCGAAGACAGCCGTTTACGGCAAATTCTACCCAATATTCCTTATGAAACGCCCCCTTTAGAGGGGAAATTGAATCTTGCAACTCTCAAGCAGGAGTTGTTTGAGCAACGTTTCAACTTGCAAGCAGATCAAGGCGCCACAACAACCGCCTCGCTAATGGCCACTTTGGCTGGCGTTGGTCCTTATACAGCTGAAGCTTGCCTAGCAGCCGCAGCAGAACTCAGCACTGAAAAACCTCTGACGCAACGTCTTTGGCAGGTTCTCGCAAACTGGCAAGAGCAGCTGCAAAACCCACAGTTTTGGCACGCCCATGCAGTATTGCGTCCTAATGGCAAAGTCCAAGCTCTGCTTCCTTTTATACCGTCAGCGCTTCCTGACGGTTTCACTGCCCTAGCTTGCTCCTCCCTGCTTGGCGCTTTGGCCTGGCTGCACCGGCGTGAATCACAGCAGCAACTGCCGCAGCAGCAAGAGCTCCAACGGTTTGTGCAAACCGAGCTGACAAAATTATCTCGCAAAAAGCATATTTTAGAGGAAGAATGCCAAGAAGCCTCCTTAGCCGATCATTGGCGCCTTTATGGCGACCTACTGATGGCGCAGCTGCATCTAGTAGCCAAAGGGGCTTCTGAGGCCACGCTCCCCAATCTATTTGAACCGGATGCGCCAACCATTCAAATTCCGTTGGATCCTTCGCGCACGCCTGCTGAAAACGCCCAGCATTGCTATCGACAATATAATAAGAGCAAGCGGCGTCAGATCGTTTTAGTCGAACAAATCCAGCAAACAACTAACACGCTTTCTTATTTGGACAGCGTACAAACTATGCTGCAAACGGCAGCGACAACCGCTGAAATCCAAGAAATACGCCAGGAATTGACAAGCACAGGGTTTTTGGCGGCTCCCAAGAAAAAGCAAGCCGCCCTTCCGCTGAGCCAGCCGCTGCAGGTGCAAGGACCAGAGCAAAGTCTGATCTGGGTGGGACGCAATAACCGACAAAACGACGAACTGACCTTCCGCCGCGGCAAACCCGGCGATTTATGGTTTCATGCTAAAGACATGCCTGGGTCGCATGTGCTGCTGCAAATGCCGCCAGGCCTAACCGCCAGCAAAGAAGCTATCGAACTTGCGGCGTCTTTGGCTGCTCATTTCAGCAAGGGAGCTGCTTCCAGCCTCGTGGCCGTCGACTATACGGACCGCAAACAGGTCAAAAAACCTTCCGGCTCCAAACCCGGTTTTGTTATTTATTTCCAACAAACCACATTATATGTCTCACCCGACCCAGAACATCTTAAGCCTTATCTGGAAAACAAGAAAGCGAAAACAAAGTAA
- a CDS encoding DivIVA domain-containing protein, producing MLTPLDIQNQEFRKAFRGYNEAEVDEFLEQVLHDYEELYRTNIDLRETTERLKSQIQYFQNLENTLHNTLVVAQEAAEEVKVNARKEADLLRKEAEVESRRIVDEANAQLQRIQAECDELRAQGQLFRSRMRMLAQSQLELLEEKELRREIVE from the coding sequence ATGCTTACGCCGTTGGATATTCAGAATCAGGAGTTTCGCAAAGCTTTTAGAGGTTATAACGAAGCTGAAGTCGATGAGTTTCTCGAGCAAGTTCTTCATGACTATGAAGAACTGTATCGAACCAATATAGATCTGCGTGAAACAACAGAGCGCTTGAAGTCGCAGATACAGTATTTTCAAAACCTGGAAAATACATTGCATAATACGTTGGTTGTAGCGCAGGAAGCGGCGGAAGAAGTCAAGGTTAACGCTAGAAAAGAAGCGGATTTGCTTCGTAAGGAAGCGGAAGTAGAAAGCCGGCGGATTGTTGATGAGGCTAATGCCCAATTGCAACGTATCCAGGCCGAATGCGATGAACTGCGTGCGCAAGGGCAGCTCTTCCGTTCGCGCATGCGCATGCTGGCTCAATCCCAATTGGAGCTTTTGGAGGAAAAGGAACTGAGAAGAGAAATCGTTGAATAA
- a CDS encoding cell division protein SepF: MKFIEKVCGTLGLIEPGDAKEQEQQSQQPAAEERAPRSARPSAVQNNVVNLPNAATGGATAASKQMKVMVVEPANFDDVQHVADYLKNRKPVVVNFEGTDKEVAKRMIDFMSGTTYALGGSIQKVGHHIFLCAPANVDVAYTYDDQDRTVVPWMNN; the protein is encoded by the coding sequence ATGAAATTTATAGAAAAAGTGTGCGGCACATTGGGATTGATCGAGCCGGGAGATGCTAAGGAACAAGAACAACAATCGCAGCAGCCTGCGGCTGAAGAACGTGCGCCGCGCAGCGCCAGACCTTCTGCGGTACAGAATAATGTGGTCAATTTGCCGAATGCCGCCACGGGGGGCGCAACGGCTGCTTCTAAGCAGATGAAGGTCATGGTGGTAGAGCCGGCTAACTTTGACGATGTGCAGCATGTGGCGGATTATTTAAAAAACCGCAAGCCTGTAGTCGTGAATTTTGAAGGCACGGACAAAGAAGTGGCTAAACGCATGATTGATTTTATGAGCGGCACCACCTATGCCTTGGGAGGCAGTATTCAAAAAGTGGGGCATCATATTTTTCTCTGTGCTCCTGCGAATGTGGATGTTGCTTACACCTACGACGATCAGGACAGGACGGTTGTACCATGGATGAACAATTGA
- the dapF gene encoding diaminopimelate epimerase, giving the protein MQFSFSKWHGCGNDFVLVDGSKYAFPDNAQAAIAVCDRHFGIGADGLVLLLPSQEADFEMRIFNSDGSEAEMCGNVTRCMARFAYENGLTEKKEMTFKTKAGLIRPKLLDDGQVRVDMGEPKLAAQDIPVSEGGEQIIKKTLHTEHGDFAVTCVSMGNPHAVIFVDNAESVPLELWGPGLETYAFFPRKTNVEFVQVVNRQALRMRVWERGAGVTLACGTGSCATVTAAVLNGLTERRCKVALDGGVLEVEWSEEDNHVYLTGPATEVFRGTCRLRGQEAIQ; this is encoded by the coding sequence ATGCAGTTTTCTTTTAGCAAATGGCATGGTTGCGGAAATGATTTTGTCTTAGTGGATGGAAGCAAGTACGCCTTCCCTGATAATGCACAAGCGGCTATTGCTGTATGCGACAGGCATTTCGGCATTGGCGCCGATGGCCTGGTGCTGCTTTTGCCGTCACAGGAAGCTGACTTTGAAATGAGGATTTTTAATTCCGACGGCAGTGAAGCGGAAATGTGCGGCAATGTGACGCGCTGCATGGCTCGTTTTGCTTATGAAAACGGTCTGACGGAAAAAAAAGAAATGACTTTTAAAACGAAAGCCGGCTTGATTCGTCCGAAGCTGCTGGATGACGGACAGGTGCGGGTGGATATGGGAGAACCCAAATTGGCGGCGCAGGACATCCCTGTCAGCGAGGGCGGCGAGCAGATTATCAAAAAAACCTTGCATACAGAGCATGGAGATTTTGCGGTTACTTGCGTATCCATGGGCAATCCTCATGCGGTAATCTTTGTAGATAATGCGGAGTCCGTTCCGTTGGAGCTTTGGGGACCAGGACTGGAAACGTACGCCTTTTTCCCACGCAAGACCAATGTGGAATTTGTCCAAGTTGTCAATCGTCAAGCGTTGCGCATGCGCGTATGGGAACGCGGCGCTGGCGTTACCTTGGCTTGCGGCACCGGTTCCTGCGCAACCGTAACGGCAGCTGTGTTGAATGGATTGACGGAGAGACGCTGTAAAGTGGCTCTCGACGGCGGCGTATTGGAAGTGGAATGGTCGGAAGAAGATAATCATGTGTATCTGACGGGGCCGGCGACAGAGGTGTTTCGCGGGACCTGCCGCCTGCGCGGACAGGAGGCGATACAGTGA
- a CDS encoding YlmH/Sll1252 family protein has protein sequence MNNREKILRYYKSSGQDILAARLLDLAEQALRSRRFRVSDFLDPAGISVAETVAAQWDGKVRLELQGGYERAERVKAAFVSAEYYGAVDFGLRAIAVSWDKRYERLSHRDVLGGLLGVGIEREVLGDILMTSEGCQVLTDAPLGDYLLQQLSYLGGAQVSTKEISLAELEPKEETVKEIKTTVPSLRLDVVAASGYGVSRSRMAEEIKADKLRVNWQPAKGGSQSVQQGDILSLRGRGRVEIVEILGETKKGRLSLLLRRYL, from the coding sequence GTGAATAATCGGGAAAAAATTTTACGGTATTATAAAAGCAGCGGCCAGGACATTTTGGCCGCCAGGCTGCTCGATTTAGCCGAACAAGCCCTGCGTTCGCGCCGGTTTCGAGTCAGTGATTTTTTGGATCCAGCTGGAATTTCCGTGGCGGAAACGGTGGCTGCCCAGTGGGACGGTAAAGTACGCCTTGAGCTGCAAGGCGGTTATGAACGAGCGGAACGAGTTAAGGCTGCCTTTGTATCTGCCGAGTATTACGGTGCAGTCGACTTTGGCCTGCGGGCGATTGCAGTTTCTTGGGACAAGCGTTATGAGCGCCTTTCACATAGGGATGTTTTGGGGGGCTTGCTGGGAGTAGGCATTGAACGCGAGGTTCTGGGGGATATCTTGATGACCAGCGAAGGTTGTCAGGTATTAACCGATGCGCCGTTAGGAGACTATCTCTTACAGCAGTTGTCTTATTTAGGCGGCGCTCAGGTGAGCACCAAGGAAATTTCTTTAGCAGAGCTTGAACCTAAAGAGGAAACCGTCAAAGAAATTAAGACGACGGTTCCTTCTTTGCGTCTGGATGTGGTGGCAGCTTCCGGGTATGGCGTATCCAGGAGCCGGATGGCGGAAGAGATTAAAGCCGATAAGCTGCGAGTTAACTGGCAGCCGGCCAAAGGCGGTTCGCAGAGCGTGCAACAGGGGGATATCCTCTCCTTGCGCGGTCGGGGCCGTGTAGAAATTGTTGAAATCCTAGGGGAGACGAAAAAGGGTCGCTTGAGTCTGCTGTTGCGACGATATTTATGA
- a CDS encoding RluA family pseudouridine synthase, protein MTEYNTTQLWRVEPEQAGFRLDVFLTERLEQASRSHVQKALVAGAATVDGQSSKANFKLKAGQEVCWREPQPEASSLQPEDLPLDIVYEDAHVAVINKARGMVVHPAAGNHHGTLVHALLEHCKDLSGINGEVRPGIVHRLDKDTTGLLVIAKEDAAHLSLAKQIKEKTATRKYLAIVHGAVTVEQGIVKAPIGRHPKDRKKMAVTFENSKEAVTHFKVVERFTEYTLLECRLETGRTHQIRVHMQYIGHPVVGDPKYGRLKPYFSHLIQGQALHSAQLSFTHPQTKEVLSFEAPLPQDMQSILKELREQFAIGGVE, encoded by the coding sequence ATGACCGAATATAATACAACCCAGTTATGGAGGGTGGAGCCGGAACAGGCCGGTTTCCGTCTTGATGTTTTTTTAACGGAGCGTTTGGAGCAGGCTTCGCGCAGTCATGTGCAAAAAGCGTTGGTTGCCGGCGCTGCAACGGTAGATGGCCAAAGCTCCAAGGCGAATTTTAAGCTCAAAGCGGGACAGGAAGTTTGCTGGCGCGAACCGCAGCCGGAAGCATCCTCTTTGCAGCCGGAAGATTTGCCTTTGGATATTGTCTATGAGGATGCGCATGTAGCAGTGATTAATAAAGCGCGCGGCATGGTCGTCCACCCGGCTGCAGGAAATCATCACGGGACGCTGGTACATGCTCTTTTAGAGCATTGCAAAGATTTATCCGGCATCAACGGAGAGGTTCGACCCGGTATTGTGCACCGCCTCGACAAGGATACGACCGGCTTGCTGGTCATAGCCAAGGAAGATGCGGCTCATCTTTCATTAGCGAAGCAGATCAAAGAAAAGACAGCTACACGCAAATATTTGGCGATTGTTCACGGCGCTGTCACGGTAGAACAAGGGATTGTCAAGGCGCCTATTGGCCGGCACCCGAAGGACCGTAAAAAAATGGCGGTGACCTTTGAGAACAGCAAAGAAGCAGTTACTCATTTTAAAGTGGTAGAGCGTTTTACAGAATATACGCTTTTGGAATGCCGTCTGGAAACGGGGCGGACGCATCAGATTCGGGTGCATATGCAGTATATTGGTCATCCAGTGGTAGGAGATCCGAAATATGGCCGCTTGAAGCCGTATTTTAGCCATTTAATCCAGGGGCAGGCGCTGCATTCGGCGCAATTGTCCTTTACCCATCCTCAGACGAAAGAGGTTCTTTCTTTTGAAGCGCCTTTGCCGCAAGATATGCAAAGCATACTAAAAGAGCTGCGAGAGCAATTTGCGATAGGAGGAGTCGAATGA
- the ileS gene encoding isoleucine--tRNA ligase, with product MDYSKTLNLPETQFPMRGNLPQREPEIIDFWQKNDIDKKRVARRAGKEKFILHDGPPYANGNIHIGHTINKVLKDIIIKYKTLRGFQAPYVPGWDTHGLPIEHAAIKNLGLNRHELDPLQLRQECNAYAHKWIDAQRSDFKRLGVCGDWDNPYVTLKPSYEAKQIEVFGEMAKKGHIYKGLKTVYWCVSCETALAEAEIEYAEKKSHSIFVKFPLVDAKGKLPAGVDASKTYAVIWTTTTWTLPANAGIALHPEIEYAWVKVDEEVYLLAAELAEQVVQAAKKENFTILERFKGSDVEGLVFHHPFLERQAPIILGEHVTLEQGTGCVHTAPGHGPEDFEVGKKYGLPVINPVNPSGVFTEEAGPFAGMQIEDANVPIIKELASRGLLLAKGSIRHQYAHCWRCKNPVIYRATEQWFSSVAGYREEALAAIRDVKWYPGWGEERIHNMVADRQDWCISRQRVWGVPIPIFYCRECNEPLINDDTIQAVAALFGREGSDAWWKYDAEDILPSGTTCPKCGHDHFRKESDIMDVWFDSGSSHAAVLEQREELAWPADMYLEGSDQHRGWFQSSLLTSVATRGRAPYKAVLTHGFVVDGEGRKMSKSVGNVIFPEQVIKQYGADILRLWVVSADYQGDVRISNDILKQLAEIYRKIRNTFRYMLSNLNDFDANQHAVAYEQLSELDRWALLRLEQVREKVTAAYDRYEFHTLYHTIHNFCTIDLSAVYLDIIKDRLYAELPDDQRRRAAQTVMHKITMTLLSLLAPVLTFTSEEIWRYLPQQSGQEHLESIQLSEWPEACPQYLDEALDAKWTKLLAVRGDIMKALEQARRNKDIGHSLDANLVVYTAEENLALLSGLTAGELASLTITSGAEVLPLAEAPDNAVRNEAGDMAVLVQAAKGEKCERCWIYSQSVGQNEEYPTLCARCAAVLSK from the coding sequence GTGGATTATAGCAAAACTCTTAATTTACCGGAAACTCAATTTCCTATGCGAGGCAATCTACCTCAGCGCGAGCCGGAAATCATTGATTTCTGGCAAAAGAACGATATTGATAAAAAGCGCGTGGCGCGGCGCGCCGGCAAGGAAAAGTTCATTTTGCATGATGGACCTCCCTATGCTAACGGTAATATTCACATTGGCCATACCATTAATAAAGTCTTGAAGGATATCATTATCAAATATAAGACGCTGCGCGGCTTTCAGGCGCCCTATGTGCCTGGCTGGGATACCCATGGCCTGCCGATTGAGCATGCAGCTATTAAAAATTTGGGCTTAAACCGTCATGAGCTGGACCCGCTGCAGCTGCGTCAGGAATGTAATGCATACGCTCACAAATGGATTGACGCCCAGCGCAGCGACTTCAAACGCTTGGGAGTTTGCGGCGACTGGGATAATCCTTATGTGACCCTGAAACCCTCTTATGAAGCCAAACAGATCGAAGTGTTTGGAGAAATGGCGAAAAAAGGTCATATTTATAAAGGCCTTAAAACCGTATATTGGTGCGTATCCTGCGAAACTGCGCTGGCGGAAGCGGAAATTGAGTATGCCGAAAAAAAATCGCACTCTATTTTCGTGAAATTTCCCTTGGTCGATGCTAAAGGGAAGCTGCCTGCTGGTGTGGATGCCTCTAAAACGTATGCGGTCATTTGGACGACGACGACCTGGACGCTGCCGGCTAATGCCGGGATTGCCCTTCATCCGGAAATCGAGTATGCCTGGGTGAAAGTGGATGAAGAAGTATATCTATTGGCTGCGGAATTGGCGGAACAGGTAGTTCAAGCAGCTAAAAAAGAGAACTTTACCATCTTGGAGCGCTTTAAAGGCAGCGATGTGGAAGGCTTGGTCTTTCATCATCCCTTCTTGGAACGGCAAGCTCCGATCATACTGGGCGAGCATGTCACGTTGGAGCAAGGCACCGGCTGCGTGCACACGGCGCCGGGACATGGTCCGGAAGACTTTGAAGTCGGCAAGAAATACGGTTTGCCGGTTATCAACCCGGTGAATCCCAGCGGCGTATTTACGGAAGAAGCCGGTCCTTTTGCGGGCATGCAAATTGAAGACGCTAATGTGCCCATTATCAAGGAATTGGCAAGCCGCGGCTTGCTTTTGGCCAAAGGTTCGATTCGCCACCAGTACGCTCACTGCTGGCGCTGTAAAAATCCGGTAATCTACCGGGCTACAGAGCAGTGGTTTTCTTCGGTAGCCGGTTATCGAGAAGAAGCGTTGGCTGCTATTCGCGATGTCAAATGGTACCCAGGCTGGGGCGAAGAACGCATTCACAACATGGTAGCGGATCGCCAAGACTGGTGCATTTCCCGGCAGCGGGTCTGGGGCGTGCCAATCCCGATTTTCTATTGCCGCGAGTGTAATGAACCGCTGATTAATGATGATACCATTCAGGCTGTGGCGGCGCTTTTCGGACGGGAAGGCTCTGATGCTTGGTGGAAATATGACGCTGAAGATATTTTGCCATCAGGAACGACTTGCCCCAAATGCGGACATGACCATTTCCGTAAGGAATCGGACATTATGGATGTTTGGTTTGACAGCGGCTCTAGCCATGCAGCGGTATTGGAGCAGCGTGAAGAGCTTGCTTGGCCGGCGGACATGTACTTGGAAGGAAGCGATCAGCATCGCGGTTGGTTCCAGTCTTCCTTGCTCACTTCTGTAGCTACGCGGGGACGAGCTCCCTATAAGGCCGTATTGACGCATGGCTTTGTTGTGGACGGCGAAGGCCGCAAAATGAGTAAGTCTGTGGGTAACGTTATTTTCCCGGAACAGGTCATCAAACAATACGGCGCGGATATTCTGCGTCTGTGGGTGGTTTCCGCCGACTACCAGGGAGATGTACGCATTTCCAATGACATTCTCAAGCAATTGGCGGAAATTTATCGCAAAATCCGCAATACTTTCCGCTATATGCTGAGCAATCTTAATGATTTTGATGCAAATCAGCATGCAGTTGCTTATGAGCAGCTGAGCGAGTTGGATCGTTGGGCGCTTTTGCGTTTGGAACAAGTGCGGGAAAAAGTGACAGCAGCGTATGATCGGTATGAATTCCATACGCTGTATCACACCATTCATAATTTCTGCACCATTGATCTCAGCGCCGTATATCTGGATATCATTAAAGATCGCCTCTATGCGGAACTTCCGGATGATCAGCGGCGTCGGGCGGCGCAAACGGTGATGCATAAAATAACCATGACCTTGCTGTCACTACTGGCGCCAGTTCTTACCTTTACCAGTGAAGAAATTTGGCGGTACCTGCCCCAGCAAAGCGGCCAGGAACATTTGGAGAGCATTCAATTGAGCGAGTGGCCGGAAGCCTGCCCGCAGTATTTGGATGAGGCTTTGGACGCTAAATGGACTAAGCTTTTGGCGGTGCGTGGCGATATTATGAAGGCTCTGGAACAGGCTCGCCGCAATAAGGATATCGGTCATTCGTTGGATGCCAACCTGGTTGTGTATACGGCAGAAGAAAATCTGGCGCTTCTTTCCGGTCTGACTGCCGGGGAACTGGCTTCCTTGACCATCACCTCCGGCGCGGAAGTACTGCCTTTGGCAGAAGCTCCGGATAACGCCGTGCGGAACGAAGCCGGTGATATGGCGGTGCTTGTGCAGGCAGCTAAAGGTGAAAAATGTGAGCGTTGCTGGATTTACAGCCAGTCAGTCGGACAAAATGAAGAATATCCGACTTTGTGCGCGCGTTGCGCTGCGGTATTAAGTAAATGA